Proteins co-encoded in one Candidatus Woesearchaeota archaeon genomic window:
- a CDS encoding glycosyltransferase family 2 protein, translated as MNNLFIYIVTYISLFLTCFFLLTYFENRHRLKNPPAKKLYTVTIAVPVYNGAKYLRRTVDSLLALDYPREKLDIIIVDDGSTDDTLRIAKSYEKKGVRVLTQKNAGKGDALNNALKHAKGELFGCLDVDSFVEPNALKEMMGYFDNPKVMAVTPSLKVYHPKTILQRVQAIEFLMGVYLRKAFAFLGSIHVTPGPFTIYRKKFFDKYGGYDNHNLTEDIEIALRIQSHHYLIENAINASVYTMGVSNFKALLRQRLRWYKGFIDNVLNYSHLFSKKYGNLGLFILPSSFLSVLLAVIVVTWGTIRFIGHSFQAFQDLRAINFDLLSLLQKPQLFYISIDPLFILSIIAIALAITTVLIAKKLSQEKQKLKISYIYFMFTYLLLFSFWWIIAMYYRITGKKIRWGGRDL; from the coding sequence ATGAACAACCTCTTTATCTACATCGTCACCTACATCAGTCTTTTTCTCACCTGTTTTTTTCTTCTTACCTATTTTGAAAACAGACACAGACTCAAAAACCCCCCAGCAAAAAAACTCTACACCGTAACCATAGCAGTTCCTGTATACAACGGTGCAAAATACCTAAGAAGAACGGTGGACTCTCTTCTCGCACTGGATTATCCACGAGAAAAACTAGACATTATCATCGTTGATGATGGCTCAACAGATGACACTCTTCGCATAGCAAAAAGTTATGAAAAGAAAGGCGTGCGCGTACTTACTCAAAAAAACGCAGGAAAAGGAGATGCTCTTAACAACGCCCTCAAACACGCAAAAGGCGAGCTTTTTGGATGCCTGGACGTAGACTCTTTTGTAGAACCAAACGCACTTAAAGAGATGATGGGGTACTTTGACAATCCCAAAGTCATGGCGGTAACCCCCTCACTAAAAGTATATCATCCAAAAACAATTCTTCAAAGAGTACAAGCAATAGAATTTCTTATGGGCGTCTACCTAAGAAAAGCATTTGCATTCTTAGGATCCATCCACGTCACACCCGGACCATTCACGATTTATCGAAAAAAATTCTTTGACAAATACGGTGGATACGACAATCACAACCTCACAGAAGACATTGAAATAGCACTTCGCATACAATCACACCACTACCTCATAGAAAACGCCATAAACGCATCAGTCTACACCATGGGTGTTTCAAACTTCAAAGCACTTCTTCGCCAAAGACTTCGCTGGTACAAAGGATTCATAGACAATGTTCTTAACTACTCACACCTCTTCTCAAAAAAATACGGTAATCTTGGCCTTTTCATCCTTCCTTCATCATTCCTCTCCGTTCTCCTTGCAGTCATAGTCGTCACCTGGGGAACCATACGGTTCATAGGTCACAGCTTTCAAGCATTCCAAGATCTTCGCGCAATCAATTTTGACCTGCTCTCGCTCCTCCAAAAACCTCAACTCTTCTACATCTCCATTGACCCGCTTTTCATCTTAAGTATTATTGCAATCGCACTTGCAATCACAACAGTCCTCATTGCAAAAAAACTCTCCCAGGAAAAGCAAAAACTTAAAATCTCCTACATTTACTTTATGTTCACGTACCTCCTGCTCTTTAGCTTCTGGTGGATTATTGCGATGTACTATCGTATCACTGGGAAAAAAATACGCTGGGGGGGAAGAGACTTATGA
- a CDS encoding TIGR00270 family protein, translating to MACDMCGKNASTRPALVEGVELQVCSQCAKFGKPVEKKQVVKKQPRRFEEPQETLVPDYSARIKRARESRGLTQRSLAIQLAQKESVIHNIESGSLIPSIDLAKKIEKHLGIVLLEIVKPVVLEKEKTDKTSSQGLTIGDVLKEKLGKL from the coding sequence ATGGCTTGTGATATGTGTGGTAAAAATGCCTCTACTCGACCTGCGCTTGTAGAAGGCGTGGAATTACAGGTGTGTTCTCAATGTGCAAAGTTTGGTAAACCCGTTGAGAAAAAACAAGTTGTTAAAAAGCAACCGCGTCGTTTTGAAGAACCTCAAGAAACTCTTGTGCCAGATTACTCCGCACGTATTAAACGTGCGAGGGAGAGCAGAGGTCTTACACAGCGATCGCTTGCAATCCAACTTGCGCAAAAGGAAAGCGTCATTCACAATATTGAATCAGGGTCTCTTATTCCTAGTATTGATCTTGCAAAGAAGATTGAAAAACATTTGGGCATTGTTCTTCTTGAAATCGTTAAACCAGTTGTTCTTGAAAAAGAAAAAACAGACAAAACTAGTTCTCAAGGGCTCACTATTGGGGATGTTCTTAAAGAAAAATTAGGAAAGCTGTGA